The Collimonas fungivorans Ter331 genome has a segment encoding these proteins:
- a CDS encoding 2OG-Fe(II) oxygenase, protein MQPPAFPEHFRAALPPHMADGLAEHGWSQHNIFLSLELTQELAAECRALATSGALNPAGVGKGAAQVLRADIRGDRILWLQAGQSLACDRYLQIMESLRVALNRELYLGLDEYESHFAFYAPGAGYQAHLDRFRDDDCRTVSVVIYLNQDWLPEQGGALRLHPLGKSTEDIAPVGSRLVLFLSADMVHEVLPATRDRLSLAGWFRRRPT, encoded by the coding sequence ATGCAGCCCCCTGCTTTCCCCGAGCACTTCCGCGCGGCATTGCCGCCGCACATGGCCGACGGCCTGGCCGAACACGGCTGGTCGCAGCACAACATTTTTTTATCCCTTGAACTGACGCAAGAACTAGCCGCGGAATGCCGTGCACTGGCGACCAGCGGTGCACTGAATCCGGCCGGCGTAGGTAAAGGTGCGGCGCAGGTGCTGCGCGCGGACATCCGCGGCGACCGCATCCTTTGGCTGCAGGCCGGACAATCGCTGGCGTGCGACCGCTACCTGCAGATCATGGAGAGCTTGCGCGTGGCGCTGAACCGCGAGCTCTACCTCGGGCTGGACGAATACGAAAGCCACTTCGCATTTTACGCGCCGGGCGCCGGCTACCAGGCCCATCTCGACCGTTTCCGCGACGACGACTGCCGTACTGTATCGGTGGTCATTTACCTCAACCAGGACTGGCTGCCGGAACAAGGCGGCGCCCTGCGCCTGCATCCGCTGGGAAAATCCACCGAGGACATTGCGCCCGTGGGCAGCCGCCTGGTGCTGTTCCTGTCGGCGGACATGGTGCACGAAGTCTTGCCGGCGACGCGCGACCGGCTGTCTCTCGCCGGCTGGTTCAGACGACGTCCGACCTGA